The Gloeomargarita lithophora Alchichica-D10 genomic sequence ATATTCGCCTCACCCCGGCGGCGGTGGGTGCCATTCACCAGTGGCAAATGCGTACCGGCCAACATCAGGCTCACCTGCGCTTAGCGGTAAATCCGGGGGGCTGTGCAGGGTATTTTTATACATTGAACTTGGCCAGTCTGCATTCCACGGCTGGAGAATCAGAGCTTGCCAGCGATCTGATGGGGATTACCGTGGTTGTGCCCAGCCACCAGTACCCACTCCTCTCTGGCCTTACCCTGGACTACACGGAGGATTTGGTGGGGGGCAGTTTTCGGTTCAACAACCCCCAGGCGCACCAAACCTGTAGCTGCGGCCATTCCTTTGCCCTTACCCCTGGGGGCGGATAACCATCAGCGAAAAGTAGGATAATTGTAAATTGGGGTAAGATGCTAAGCCCCGGTAAATTCTTTGTTGCGGCCAACCCACCCATTCC encodes the following:
- a CDS encoding HesB/IscA family protein, with amino-acid sequence MPLNIRLTPAAVGAIHQWQMRTGQHQAHLRLAVNPGGCAGYFYTLNLASLHSTAGESELASDLMGITVVVPSHQYPLLSGLTLDYTEDLVGGSFRFNNPQAHQTCSCGHSFALTPGGG